In the genome of Plasmodium chabaudi chabaudi strain AS genome assembly, chromosome: 6, one region contains:
- a CDS encoding mitochondrial phosphate carrier protein, putative has protein sequence MQGSDTWDSRYSTPVTRIKHPHDHNLSYYSKCMFGGILSCGLTHTLITPLDVTKCRIQTYPNVYKNLFQSIGKIIKEEKVKSLSLGWTPTFIGYSLQGLCKFGFYEVFKDVYSNYLGEEYAYKYKGATWLLASASAEFAADIFLCPFEMIKVKMQTSKPGTFPNKLSESVSFMLKNRSETKFPFGSVSPLWCRQIPYTMAKFYFFEKIVQSMYDHVFTQPKDTYSKSTQLGITFASGYLSGIICALVSHPADNMISQLGKIENKGKSLSIITKEMGMYNLFTKGICTRVLMIGTLTGLQWWIYDTFKSVMGLGTSGSGSGAKK, from the coding sequence ATGCAAGGATCAGATACATGGGATTCGAGATATAGTACCCCTGTTACTAGAATAAAGCATCCACACGATCACAATTTATCGTATTATAGTAAATGTATGTTTGGAGGTATATTGTCTTGTGGATTGACGCACACATTAATAACCCCATTAGATGTTACAAAATGTAGAATTCAAACATATccaaatgtatataaaaatttatttcaaagtataggaaaaataataaaagaagaaaaagttAAAAGTTTATCATTAGGATGGACTCCTACATTTATAGGATATTCTCTTCAAGGTTTATGTAAATTTGGTTTTTATGAAGTATTTAAAGATGTGtattcaaattatttaggagaagaatatgcatataaatataaagggGCAACATGGTTACTTGCATCAGCATCAGCAGAATTTGCAGcagacatatttttatgtccATTTGAAATGATTAAAGTTAAAATGCAAACAAGTAAGCCTGGTACATTtccaaataaattatcagAATCTGTTTCGTTTATGTTAAAAAACAGAAGCGAAACAAAATTTCCATTTGGTAGTGTTTCACCTTTATGGTGTCGTCAAATCCCATATACTATGgctaaattttatttttttgaaaaaattgttcAATCAATGTATGATCATGTATTTACCCAACCAAAAGATACCTATTCTAAGTCAACACAATTAGGTATAACTTTCGCATCAGGATATTTATCTGGTATTATATGTGCACTAGTTTCACATCCTGCCGATAATATGATATCTCAATTAGGAAAGATAGAAAACAAGGGTAAAAGTTTGTCTATTATAACAAAAGAGATGGGAatgtataatttatttacgAAAGGTATATGTACAAGGGTTTTAATGATAGGAACATTAACAGGTTTACAATGGTGGATAT